In a single window of the Bactrocera dorsalis isolate Fly_Bdor chromosome 2, ASM2337382v1, whole genome shotgun sequence genome:
- the LOC105232925 gene encoding calcyphosin-like protein isoform X2 encodes MSGRDDFFSKEASLINRSKRELADGREKDPIYKLRLQCFSRGATGILGLARTFRNMDDDGSKALNFEEFSKGIKETGLECTESEIKDMFDKFDEDNNGSINMTEFLLKLRPPMPQSRLDIIDKAFKKIDRTGDGQITIEDLKNVYSVKDHPKYLSGEMTENEILTQFLNNFEGGRGNCDGKVSKEEFVNYYATISASIDNDAYFDLVMRRAYKL; translated from the exons ATGAGTGGCCGTGACGACTTCTTTTCCAAAGAGGCTTCACTCATCAACCGCTCCAAGCGGGAGCTGGCGGACGGACGTGAAAAGGATCCAATCTACAAATTGCGCTTGCAATGCTTCAGTCGTGGCGCAACCGGCATACTCGGATTAGCCAG AACCTTCCGGAATATGGATGACGATGGCAGCAAGGCGTTGAATTTCGAAGAGTTCAGTAAGGGAATCAAAGAAACTGGTTTAGAATGCACGGAGAGTGAAATAAAGGACATGTTTGACAA atTTGATGAAGATAACAACGGCTCGATTAATATGACGGAGTTTTTGCTAAAATTGCGG CCACCAATGCCGCAGTCACGCTTGGATATCATCGACAAGGCATTTAAAAAGATCGATCGCACCGGTGACGGTCAAATCACCATTGAAGATTTGAAGAACGTCTACTCCGTGAAGGATCATCCCAAATATTTGAGCGGTGAAATGACCGAGAACGAGATCCTCACACAATTCCTCAACAACTTCGAGGGCGGACGTGGCAACTGTGATGGCAAAGTGTCGAAGGAGgaatttgttaattattatgCAACAATTAGCGCTTCAATTGATAATGATGCCTACTTCGATTTGGTGATGCGACGCGCTTATAAACTGTAA
- the LOC105232925 gene encoding calcyphosin-like protein isoform X1 — MSNDLEMSGRDDFFSKEASLINRSKRELADGREKDPIYKLRLQCFSRGATGILGLARTFRNMDDDGSKALNFEEFSKGIKETGLECTESEIKDMFDKFDEDNNGSINMTEFLLKLRPPMPQSRLDIIDKAFKKIDRTGDGQITIEDLKNVYSVKDHPKYLSGEMTENEILTQFLNNFEGGRGNCDGKVSKEEFVNYYATISASIDNDAYFDLVMRRAYKL; from the exons ATGTCAAACGACCTTGAG ATGAGTGGCCGTGACGACTTCTTTTCCAAAGAGGCTTCACTCATCAACCGCTCCAAGCGGGAGCTGGCGGACGGACGTGAAAAGGATCCAATCTACAAATTGCGCTTGCAATGCTTCAGTCGTGGCGCAACCGGCATACTCGGATTAGCCAG AACCTTCCGGAATATGGATGACGATGGCAGCAAGGCGTTGAATTTCGAAGAGTTCAGTAAGGGAATCAAAGAAACTGGTTTAGAATGCACGGAGAGTGAAATAAAGGACATGTTTGACAA atTTGATGAAGATAACAACGGCTCGATTAATATGACGGAGTTTTTGCTAAAATTGCGG CCACCAATGCCGCAGTCACGCTTGGATATCATCGACAAGGCATTTAAAAAGATCGATCGCACCGGTGACGGTCAAATCACCATTGAAGATTTGAAGAACGTCTACTCCGTGAAGGATCATCCCAAATATTTGAGCGGTGAAATGACCGAGAACGAGATCCTCACACAATTCCTCAACAACTTCGAGGGCGGACGTGGCAACTGTGATGGCAAAGTGTCGAAGGAGgaatttgttaattattatgCAACAATTAGCGCTTCAATTGATAATGATGCCTACTTCGATTTGGTGATGCGACGCGCTTATAAACTGTAA